A section of the Streptomyces sp. SCL15-4 genome encodes:
- the trpD gene encoding anthranilate phosphoribosyltransferase has protein sequence MSAVTPAGGDTAAGRSWPVLLNGLLEGRDLAADDTAWAMDKIMRGEATDAQIAGFAVALRAKGQTVEEITGLVRTMYRHANVIEVPGRTVDIVGTGGDGAKTVNISTMASLVVAGTGAKVVKHGNRAASSASGSSDVLEKLGVNLDLTPRRVAEVAEEAGITFCFAVKFHPALRHVGAARGQLGIRTVFNLLGPLTNPAQVRAQAVGVAVAREAPIVAGVLAERGNSSLVFRGDDGLDELTTTATSRVWVVRDGKAAEEPFDPRDVGIDLVPVEALRGGDPEYNAQVARRLLDGERGAVRDAVLLNSAAALVALDPTDEPLADQIRAGLVKAAESVDSGAAGRVLERWVAASNA, from the coding sequence ATGAGCGCTGTGACCCCCGCTGGAGGCGACACCGCGGCGGGCCGCTCCTGGCCCGTCCTGCTGAACGGTCTGCTGGAGGGCCGGGACCTGGCGGCCGACGACACCGCCTGGGCGATGGACAAGATCATGCGCGGTGAGGCGACCGACGCGCAGATCGCCGGGTTCGCCGTCGCGCTGCGCGCGAAGGGGCAGACGGTCGAGGAGATCACCGGCCTGGTCCGCACGATGTACCGGCACGCGAACGTGATCGAGGTGCCCGGCCGCACCGTCGACATCGTCGGCACCGGCGGCGACGGGGCCAAGACGGTGAACATCTCCACGATGGCCTCGCTCGTCGTCGCCGGCACGGGCGCGAAGGTCGTCAAACACGGCAACCGGGCCGCGTCCTCGGCGTCCGGCTCCTCCGACGTGCTGGAGAAGCTCGGCGTCAACCTCGACCTGACGCCCCGCCGGGTGGCCGAGGTCGCGGAGGAGGCCGGCATCACCTTCTGCTTCGCCGTGAAGTTCCATCCGGCGCTGCGCCATGTCGGTGCCGCGCGCGGGCAGTTGGGCATCCGCACGGTGTTCAACCTGCTCGGTCCGCTGACCAACCCGGCGCAGGTGCGGGCCCAGGCGGTCGGCGTGGCCGTCGCCCGCGAGGCCCCGATCGTCGCGGGCGTGCTCGCCGAACGCGGCAACTCCTCGCTGGTCTTCCGCGGCGACGACGGGCTGGACGAGCTGACCACGACGGCCACGTCCCGGGTCTGGGTGGTGCGCGACGGCAAGGCCGCCGAGGAGCCCTTCGACCCCCGGGACGTCGGCATCGACCTGGTCCCGGTGGAGGCCCTGCGCGGCGGCGACCCGGAGTACAACGCCCAGGTCGCGCGCAGGCTGCTGGACGGCGAGCGGGGCGCCGTACGGGACGCCGTGCTGCTGAACTCCGCGGCGGCGCTGGTGGCCCTGGACCCGACGGACGAGCCGCTCGCCGACCAGATCCGCGCGGGGCTCGTGAAGGCCGCCGAGTCCGTCGACTCCGGCGCGGCGGGCCGCGTGCTGGAGCGCTGGGTGGCGGCCAGCAACGCCTGA